Genomic segment of Nostoc sp. TCL240-02:
TGTTTTTATTGTTGCTTAACTACCTAGAACCAACAACATCTGCGCCTCAATTGCTTCTCAGGTTTGGGATGACTACCCGCACTGCTGCTTGTTTTCTTGGTTTTTTCATCCAGGGTTTTGCCCAATACTCCTAAAACCTGACTACCGATTTGGAAAAACATAGCGGCGACACCGCTAACGGCTGATATCGCCCAAGGTTCCATTCCTGTCATAAGATTATTCAATAAATATATTTAAAAATTAAAGCAGAGTTGTGCGATCAAACTCTAAGCTCTATTATGACAACTCCACCAAGCTTCAATTCCTGGGTTATCTGTCCCCAACCAAATTCGCAAGCAAACTTGCGTTTATTCTGCTTCCCCTACGCTGGTGGTAGCGCAGCAATTTTTCGCACCTGGCCTAATAATCTACCGAGTAATGTCGAAGTCTGTGCTGTGGAATATCCCGGACGAGGAAGACAGATTCAGTCAGCACCCTTAACGCGATTAGAACCTCTTGTGGAAGCGATCGCTCCAGTTCTCATGCCATACTTAGACAAACCATTCGCCTTCTTCGGTCACAGTATGGGCGGATTAGTTAGCTTCGAGTTGACCCGTCTACTCCGCTCTCAGTATAATCTTACTCCCTTTCACCTCTTCATCTCTGCTCGTCGTGCGCCGCAATTGCCACCCATAAAACCACCCCTCCACATCCTATCAGACCATGATTTGCAGAACGAGCTACGCAGTCTTAATGGTACACCCAAAGCAGTGCTATAAAGCGAGGAACTAATGCAGATATTTCTCCCGATTTTGCGGGCAGATTTTGCAGTTCTAGAAACTTATATTTACACTCCAAAACAGCCACTGGAGTGTCCTATTACTGCTTTTGGTGGTTTGCAAGACCAAGACGTTAGTCATGAAGCTTTGCAAGCATGGCGAGAACAGACCATCGCTGCTTTCTCATTACATGAGTTCAACGGCGACCACTTTTTCATCCATTCCCACCAAGAATTATTATTTAAACTTATATATCAAGAATTGCAGATGCGTAAGGGTAGCTGAATATTAGTTATTAGAGAAAAAGGAGTTAGGAGTCAGAATATCGAATTTTCCTGACTCTCTGAACTTCTGATGTACAATATTTCTACTTTTATTTTTGGGTAGCGATCGCTAACTTTGCCCCTTCAACTTTACGAACCCGATCCATCACCGCTACTACTCGACCATAATCAACTTTCTCATCAGCATTAATAATCACCAACACGTCTGGATTAGAACCAACTAAAGCGCGTATTTGCTCTGTCACATCATCAACTGCAATTGGTTTACGGTTCAGACTTATCTGTTCTTTGTCATCTACCGTAATGGTAATTTTAGTGGGAACTTGCTGTTGTTTCGCTGTGCTAGCCTTCGGTAAATTTACTGGTAAGCCTTCTGAGCGGGTCAAAAACAGAGTTGACATGATAAAAAATGTCAAAATTGCAAAAATCACATCAATCATCGGCACGATGTTGATCTGTAATGGAAGTTCTGGCTCATCTGGTAGACGCATAAGTTTTTTCTCCTCTTTCATAACGACGACGGTAGAGTAATTCTAACTGTCCCCCATACTCTTGAATTAATGCAATTTGCCTTTGATACAATCCCCGAAAGGTATTGGCAAACATGAGTATGAATATAGCAACTATCAATCCTGATGCTGTTGATACCAAAGCTTCACTAATCCCGGCGGTAACATTTGTTGTTTTGCTACCTCCTACGTCACCAAGATTTAGGGAAGCAAAGGAGGCTATCAATCCTAATACTGTGCCGAGAAGACCCAACAGAGGTGCCAGACTAATGATTGTCTCGAAAATGTTTTGAAAACGTTTTAACACAGGTATCTCAGCCTGCGATTCGCTTTCTAACGCCAAACGAAATTCTTCTGGATTTGGCTCCTCTAATTCTAAAGCCGCTAGAAAAATGCGAGCGAGTGGCAAATCTGCATTTTTCTGAAGTTTATCCATTGCACCGACAACATTATCAAGACGGTAGAGATTCAAAACATCGCGCACCACGCGGCTTTGACGTTGATTGATTCTTACCCAAAACCTGATCCGCTCGAAAATCAGTGCCACACCCAATACCGAAAACGCCAACAGAGGCCACATGACCACACCACCTGCTGCAAACAGATTTTGAATTTCCATGTTCTTTAAAGGTCATTAACAACACATTGTAAGACTGGCAGAATAGAGAAAAAAGCTAAAACTTTTTCTCAAGAAAATTTAAAATCTAATGATAATTTTTTCAAATTTAATCATAATAATTTTGATTCCAGAAATTGGGCAATTTATTTTTTGGAGTTCTCTAACAAGAAGTTAAGAGTTTGAAGTTAAGGGCCAGAATCTAGAGTTTCCGTTAATTCTGGCTGCTACTGTTGTTCAAAATAATGGATTGGAGGCAGGCGATTTTACTATTATCTTTGGGTAGCGATCGCTAACCTTGCTCCCTTCACCTGACGGACTTGATCCATTATCCCGACTATCTCACCGTGCAAGACTTTTTGATCGGCATTAATAATCACCAATGCATCTGGGTTAGAACCAACTAAAGTTCGTACTTGCGGTGCTAAATCATTAACTGCTATTGGATTGCGGTTTAGGCTTATCTTACCTTTTTCATCTACAGTGATGGTAATTTTAGTAGGAATTTGCTGTTCTTTCGCCGTGGCTGCCTTCGGTAAATTTACTGGCAACCCTTCCGATCGAGTTAAAAACAGCGTTGACATGATGAAAAATGTCAAAAGGGCAAACATTACATCAATCAGAGGTACTACATTTATAAATGGTTGTAAATCTGGTTCATTATCATCTAGATCCATAGGTTTTCTCCTGTTTTCCGTAGTGTTCAAGTTGTTCATAGCGATCGAGAAACAGTATTTCTAGCTGTCCGCCATACTCTTGAATCATTGTTATCTGTTTTTGGTATAGTCCCCTAAAGATGCTGGCTCCTAAAAGCACAAAGATAGCCACAACCAATCCTGAAGCGGTAGCAACTAAAGCTTCACTAATACCAGCAGTGACTGCACTAGTTTTAGTACCTCCGACATCACCAATATTCAGTCCAGCAAATGAGCGAATTAATCCTAAAATTGTGCCGAGAAGTCCCAACAGAGGCGCTAAACCGATAATGGTGTCAAATACAGCTTGAAACCGCTTGAGTGTAGGTATTTCTGCTTGCGCCTCGCTTTTCAAAGCCAAACGAAATTTCTCTGGAGTCGGTCTTTCTAGCTGTAGTCCAGCCAGAAAAATGCGTGCTATGGGTAAATCTACATTTTTTTGCAGCTTTTCCACAGCACTAACGAGATTATCAAGTCGATAAAGATTTAAAACCTCTCGCACCATCCGGTTTTGACGCTTACCAATCTGTAGCCAAAACTTCGCCCGCTCAATCATTAGTGCCCCTGCCAACACCGAAAATGCCAGCAGAGGCAACATGACTACACCGCCTGCTTCAAACAAATTCTGAATTCCCATGTAGTGCCTCTAAACGTCATTAACAATACAAAATCAGACTACCAGAATCAAGCTAAAAATGAAAGTTTTTCTCAACAGAGTTTAAGATGTAATCATAATTTTTCTCAAATCTGAGTACTATTATTTTTATTTTTTTATATAAATTGATTTAATTAACACATTATGAATAACACAAAAATTAATTTTGTCTAAAAATCGTCATAATCACAGTATCTCTCAAACATATTTTTATATTTTTATTATTATGTTGTAATTATGCTGCTCTGTAATACTGCCTGAAATAATTTTAATTTTTTACTTGATATTTGCAACCATGCATTCTAAGATAGCT
This window contains:
- a CDS encoding biopolymer transporter ExbD — encoded protein: MRLPDEPELPLQINIVPMIDVIFAILTFFIMSTLFLTRSEGLPVNLPKASTAKQQQVPTKITITVDDKEQISLNRKPIAVDDVTEQIRALVGSNPDVLVIINADEKVDYGRVVAVMDRVRKVEGAKLAIATQK
- a CDS encoding MotA/TolQ/ExbB proton channel family protein, encoding MEIQNLFAAGGVVMWPLLAFSVLGVALIFERIRFWVRINQRQSRVVRDVLNLYRLDNVVGAMDKLQKNADLPLARIFLAALELEEPNPEEFRLALESESQAEIPVLKRFQNIFETIISLAPLLGLLGTVLGLIASFASLNLGDVGGSKTTNVTAGISEALVSTASGLIVAIFILMFANTFRGLYQRQIALIQEYGGQLELLYRRRYERGEKTYASTR
- a CDS encoding biopolymer transporter ExbD, which encodes MDLDDNEPDLQPFINVVPLIDVMFALLTFFIMSTLFLTRSEGLPVNLPKAATAKEQQIPTKITITVDEKGKISLNRNPIAVNDLAPQVRTLVGSNPDALVIINADQKVLHGEIVGIMDQVRQVKGARLAIATQR
- a CDS encoding MotA/TolQ/ExbB proton channel family protein, which translates into the protein MGIQNLFEAGGVVMLPLLAFSVLAGALMIERAKFWLQIGKRQNRMVREVLNLYRLDNLVSAVEKLQKNVDLPIARIFLAGLQLERPTPEKFRLALKSEAQAEIPTLKRFQAVFDTIIGLAPLLGLLGTILGLIRSFAGLNIGDVGGTKTSAVTAGISEALVATASGLVVAIFVLLGASIFRGLYQKQITMIQEYGGQLEILFLDRYEQLEHYGKQEKTYGSR